The Esox lucius isolate fEsoLuc1 chromosome 5, fEsoLuc1.pri, whole genome shotgun sequence genome includes a region encoding these proteins:
- the LOC105006797 gene encoding leucine zipper putative tumor suppressor 2 homolog has product MALVQALPVTAERHHTPRRRPSGPHTSPDLPTTSSASQDAMGSVSSLIAQRSGPVHLESHYRPLGVASEPGASRPPRSTLGATSCLASSHTSLDLLISGVTPPGNRKPLIGSSQDSGTNGNNSYLNQDFLGDWNDNHVAYGSPGTGIDPEEPKEGQLGGLNGKMGGPPPKLVPVSGKLEKNMEKTVLRPTAFKPVVPKSRSSVQYLSPRHDRAGLSDNQNNLNLLSPGSQADPASPSSYGGGRHGGSMSDSGRTSLSSLPPYGLAPGDTPPSGGHLEPTKAANVHGRHNSDSGRSSSSKSTGSGSQSGRGQPLSENGSSGRSPAQAEPGYEGVVRDLEDKLRERELELQQLRDNLDENEVAICQVYEEKQKRCELELEELRQSCATRMQTQSQKAQRAQQVLQLQVFQLQQEKKKLQEDFCQLLQEREQLEERCTSYEHEKIQLGPRLEETKWEVCQKSGEISLLKQQLKEVQGELAQRVGEIVSLRSQLRDTRGELTNSQALLQEAAAASRTRTLELEVCQNELQRRKSEAKLLRQKVGRLEEESARLQAEAAARLASQTILQDPAHDSGGARQCQAFPEGEEPHLTYESEAFQSLRLQTESLRAELATERQRREEQACSFEVEHRVWQEEKDKVIQYQKQLQQNYVGMYRRNRELERMLRQLSLELETRDELEEQDEGSGNEINFDEIAATEI; this is encoded by the exons ATGGCCCTGGTCCAGGCCCTACCGGTCACCGCTGAGCGTCACCACACCCCACGCCGCCGTCCCTCTGGACCCCACACGTCTCCCGACctccccaccacctcctccgCCTCCCAGGACGCCATGGGCTCCGTCAGCAGCCTCATCGCCCAGCGGTCTGGCCCGGTCCACCTGGAGAGCCACTACCGGCCCCTGGGGGTCGCCTCCGAGCCTGGGGCCAGCAGGCCTCCCAGAAGCACTTTGGGCGCCACTTCCTGCCTGGCCTCCTCGCACACGTCCCTGGATCTCCTGATCAGTGGCGTCACCCCACCTGGCAACAGGAAGCCTCTGATTGGTTCCAGTCAGGACAGTGGGACCAATGGGAATAACTCCTATCTGAACCAGGACTTTTTGGGGGACTGGAATGACAATCACGTGGCTTACGGAAGCCCTGGGACTGGGATTGACCCAGAGGAGCCCAAGGAGGGGCAGCTAGGGGGCCTCAATGGGAAAATGGGGGGACCCCCACCCAAACTTGTCCCTGTGTCTGGGAAGCTTGAGAAG AACATGGAGAAAACGGTCCTCCGGCCCACCGCCTTCAAACCCGTCGTCCCCAAGAGCCGCAGCTCCGTGCAGTACCTCTCCCCACGCCACGACCGGGCCGGCCTATCGGACAACCAGAACAACCTCAACCTGTTGTCGCCTGGGAGCCAGGCGGATCCCGCATCGCCAAGCTCGTACGGCGGCGGACGCCACGGGGGCTCAATGTCCGACTCAGGCCGGACATCCCTGTCGAGCCTGCCGCCCTACGGTCTGGCGCCCGGGGACACCCCGCCTAGCGGTGGCCACCTGGAGCCCACGAAGGCCGCCAACGTACACGGGCGCCATAACTCGGACAGCGGGCGCTCGTCGTCCAGTAAGAGCACGGGGTCTGGATCTCAGAGCGGGCGCGGCCAGCCGCTTTCGGAAAACGGGTCGAGCGGCCGTTCGCCGGCCCAGGCGGAGCCAGGGTACGAAGGCGTGGTCAGGGACCTGGAGGACAAGCTGCGGGAGAGGGAGCTGGAGCTGCAACAGCTCAGGGACAACCTGGACGAGAACGAGGTGGCTATCTGCCAG GTCTACGAGGAGAAGCAGAAGCGCTGTGAGCTGGAGCTGGAGGAGCTGCGCCAGAGCTGTGCCACACGGATGCAGACCCAGTCCCAGAAGGCCCAGCGAGCCCAGCAGGTCCTCCAGCTGCAGGTGTTCCAGCTGCAGCAGGAGAAGAAGAAGCTCCAGGAGGACTTCTGTCAGCTGCTGCAGGAGCGAGAGCAGCTGGAGGAGCGCTGCACCTCCTACGAGCATGAGAAGATCCAGCTGGGACCTCGGCTGGAGGAGACCAAGTGGGAG GTGTGTCAGAAGTCCGGCGAGATCTCCCTGCTCAAGCAGCAGCTGAAAGAGGTCCAAGGGGAGCTTGCTCAGCGCGTTGGGGAGATCGTCTCTCTGCGTAGCCAACTCCGGGACACCCGCGGCGAGCTCACTAACAGCCAGGCTTTGCTGCAGgaggccgcagccgccagccgCACGCGAACCCTGGAGCTGGAGGTGTGCCAGAACGAGCTGCAGCGCCGCAAGAGCGAAGCCAAGCTCCTCCGCCAGAAGGTGGGTCGTCTAGAGGAAGAGTCGGCACGCCTCCAAGCCGAGGCCGCTGCCCGTCTGGCCAGTCAGACAATCCTTCAGGACCCCGCCCACGACAGTGGCGGCGCCAGGCAGTGCCAGGCCTTCCCAGAGGGGGAGGAGCCGCACTTGACCTATGAGAGCGAGGCATTCCAGAGCCTTCGGCTGCAGACGGAGAGTCTCCGGGCGGAGTTGGCCACAGAACGCCAGCGGCGGGAGGAGCAGGCGTGCAGCTTCGAGGTGGAGCACCGGGTGTGGCAGGAGGAAAAAGACAAGGTGATCCAGTACCAGAAGCAACTGCAGCAGAATTACGTGGGGATGTACCGGAGAAACCGAGAGCTGGAACGCATGCTCCGCCAGCTCAGTCTAGAACTAGAGACCCGGGACGAGCTGGAGGAGCAGGACGAGGGCAGTGGCAACGAGATTAACTTTGATGAGATTGCCGCTACAGAGATCTGA